A window of the Corythoichthys intestinalis isolate RoL2023-P3 chromosome 6, ASM3026506v1, whole genome shotgun sequence genome harbors these coding sequences:
- the LOC130917488 gene encoding uncharacterized protein LOC130917488, which produces MRTDPSFMLQCSNVINPRVDKTSVRRDKYRVPLAVNKIEISPAKLTALDPDKQCPIHQKPHSLVKCRGFRMKTLDERKNILKEHAICFKCCASTNHRARDCKAIIQCSECDSDAHVSAMHVGPPPWTPQDFNPPTQSHGGESEGPNPVNTASCTEVCGQGVKGKSCSKICLVNVYRRTSPEKKKRVYAMLDDQSNSSLARSAFFDMFNVQGTIFPYTMRTCAGLSETRGRKADGFIVEDVDGKVSMMLPTITECDQIPDNRDEIPSPEVAAAHPHLRSIASQIPPLDPSADILLLLGRDIIQAHKVRGQEPFQPKIVL; this is translated from the exons atgagaacagaccctagctttatgttacagtgttcaaacgtaataaatccaagggttgataagacatcagtaagacgagacaaatacagagttccattggcggtgaataaaatagagatcagtccggctaaattgacagcactcgatccagacaaacaatgtcctatccaccaaaaaccacattcactcgtcaaatgcagggggtttagaatgaaaacactagacgaaagaaagaacattctcaaagagcacgccatttgttttaaatgttgtgcgtccacaaatcacagggctcgagactgtaaagctattatccaatgctcagaatgtgatagcgatgctcatgtgtctgccatgcatgtcggtccacctccatggacacctcaagactttaatcccccaacccagagtcacggcggggagtctgagggcccaaatcctgtgaacacagccagttgcacagaagtatgtgggcaaggcgtaaaaggaaaatcatgctcaaagatctgtttagttaatgtatatcgccgaacttctccagaaaagaaaaagagggtatatgccatgttggatgatcagagcaattcatccttagccagatctgcgttttttgacatgtttaatGTGCAAGGTACCATATTCCCATACACCATGAGAACATGTGCAGGTTTATCAGAGACACGAGGTCGCAAAGCTGATGGCTTTATTGTAGAAGATGTAGATGGTAAGGTCTCCATGATGCTGCCTACAATAACAGAATGTGATCAGATTCCAGATAATAGAGACGAAATTcccagccctgaggtagcagcagctcaccctcatttgcgatcaatcgcttcacagattcctcctctcgacccatcggcagacattcttctgctcctgggaagggacatcattcaggctcataaagttcgtggtcag gagcctttccaaccgaagatcgtgctgtag
- the LOC130917487 gene encoding uncharacterized protein LOC130917487, with protein MAELPEDRLSTDPPFTNVGLDVFGPWSVTVRKTRGANADAKRWAVIFTCMSTRAIHIEVIESMDTSSFINALRRFFAIRGGAKLLRSDCGTNFVSACKELQIDKLGCHNDKIGTFLKDSACKWQFNPPHASHMAGSWERMIGVTRKILNAMLLEHPYGKLTHEVLVTLLAEVTAIVNARPLTAVSTDPENPVILTPAMLLTQKVGTPPIPPGQFQTSDLFKAQWKRVQYLANVFWSRWQKEYIAGLQVRRKWKIKKPNLQMGDVVLMRESLEHRNNWPLGLITKSFPSEDGNVRKVEVKIFRNGENRFYIRPIREVVLLMSKDSM; from the coding sequence ATGGCTGAACTTCCTGAGGACAGGCTGTCCACGGACCCTCCTTTCACAAATGTAGGCCTTGATGTGTTCGGTCCCTGGTCCGTTACAGTGAGAAAAACGCGTGGTGCTAATGCAGATGCTAAAAGATGGGCAGTCATATTCACCTGCATGAGTACACGTGCAATTCATATTGAAGTGATTGAGTCAATGGACACATCGTCGTTCATTAATGCACTGCGTCGTTTCTTTGCCATCCGAGGTGGTGCCAAACTCTTGAGATCTGATTGTGGGACAAATTTTGTGAGTGCCTGCAAAGAGCTCCAAATAGACAAACTAGgctgtcacaatgacaaaataggCACATTCTTGAAAGACAGTGCGTGCAAATGGCAGTTTAATCCTCCACATGCATCCCATATGGCTGGTTCCTGGGAACGCATGATCGGCGTCACCCGAAAAATCCTCAATGCAATGCTCCTTGAACATCCATATGGGAAGCTCACACATGAAGTACTCGTAACATTGTTAGCTGAAGTCACCGCAATTGTAAATGCCCGTCCGCTAACAGCCGTTTCTACAGATCCCGAAAACCCAGTCATTCTTACTCCTGCGATGCTACTCACGCAAAAGGTTGGCACACCACCGATTCCACCAGGGCAGTTTCAGACCAGTGACCTATTCAAAGCCCAATGGAAGCGCGTGCAGTacttagctaatgttttctggagtcgttggcagaaagaatacatcgcaggcttgcaggttcgtcgcaagtggaaaataaaaaagccgAACCTTCAAATGGGCGACGTTGTTTTAATGAGGGAGTCTCTGGAACATAGGAATAATTGGCCACTCGGACTGATCACAAAATCTTTCCCAAGTGAGGACGGTAATGTCAGAAAAGTTGAGGTTAAGATTTTCCGAAACGGCGAGAATAGGTTTTACATTCGCCCAATTCGTGAAGTTGTGCTTTTGATGTCTAAGGATAGCATGTAA